The Streptomyces sp. NBC_01689 genome includes a window with the following:
- a CDS encoding ABC transporter substrate-binding protein codes for MRNPGFRRTFVVFTASAFALTATACGSSDDGSAGGKTRITVNCEPPKSAKVDRSFFEADVKAFEKANPDIDVVTHDAFPCQDPKTFDAKLAGGQMEDVFYTYFTDAKHVVDVNQAADITKYVKELKSYSTIQQQLRDIYTVDGKIYGVPRTGYSMGLIYNKALFEKAGLDPNKAPATWDEVRADAKKIAALGKGTVGYADYSAQNQGGWHFTAELYSQGGDVVGPDGKSANIDTPEGKAVLQNLHDMRWTDNSMGSKQLLVINDVQQMMGSGKLGMYLSAPDNIPILVKEKGGNYKDLALAPMPGGKGTLIGGDGYMFNKKDSPAQIRAGLKWLEHMFLTPGKGFLGDYARAKQNNAPVGLPEPRLFTGAADAKDQEVKKANANVPVENYQSFLDGNQSLQMKIEPPQAQQIYSVLDGAVSAVLTKKDADIDQLLKDASGKIDSILARG; via the coding sequence ATGAGAAATCCCGGGTTCCGCCGTACCTTCGTGGTCTTCACGGCGTCCGCTTTCGCGCTCACCGCCACTGCCTGCGGTTCGAGTGACGACGGTTCCGCGGGTGGCAAGACCCGCATCACGGTCAACTGCGAACCGCCCAAGAGCGCCAAGGTCGACCGCTCGTTCTTCGAGGCCGACGTCAAGGCCTTCGAGAAGGCCAACCCGGACATCGACGTCGTCACCCATGACGCGTTCCCGTGTCAGGACCCCAAGACCTTCGACGCCAAGCTCGCCGGAGGTCAGATGGAGGACGTGTTCTACACGTACTTCACCGACGCCAAGCACGTCGTCGACGTCAACCAGGCCGCCGACATCACCAAGTACGTCAAGGAACTCAAGAGCTACAGCACCATCCAGCAGCAGCTGCGCGACATCTACACCGTCGACGGCAAGATCTACGGTGTCCCGCGCACCGGCTACTCGATGGGCCTCATCTACAACAAGGCGCTCTTCGAGAAGGCCGGTCTCGACCCGAACAAGGCCCCGGCCACCTGGGACGAGGTGCGCGCCGACGCCAAGAAGATAGCCGCGCTCGGCAAGGGCACCGTCGGCTACGCCGACTACAGCGCCCAGAACCAGGGCGGCTGGCACTTCACCGCCGAGCTCTACTCGCAGGGCGGCGACGTCGTCGGCCCGGACGGCAAGTCGGCGAACATCGACACCCCCGAGGGCAAGGCCGTCCTGCAGAACCTGCACGACATGCGCTGGACCGACAACTCCATGGGCAGCAAGCAGCTTCTCGTCATCAACGACGTCCAGCAGATGATGGGCTCAGGGAAGCTCGGCATGTACCTCTCCGCGCCGGACAACATCCCGATCCTCGTCAAGGAGAAGGGCGGCAACTACAAGGACCTCGCCCTCGCGCCCATGCCCGGCGGCAAGGGCACGCTCATCGGCGGCGACGGCTACATGTTCAACAAGAAGGACTCGCCCGCGCAGATCAGGGCCGGCCTCAAGTGGCTGGAGCACATGTTCCTGACGCCCGGCAAGGGCTTCCTCGGCGACTACGCCCGCGCCAAGCAGAACAACGCCCCGGTCGGCCTGCCCGAGCCGCGTCTGTTCACCGGCGCCGCGGACGCCAAGGACCAGGAGGTCAAGAAGGCCAACGCGAACGTGCCGGTGGAGAACTACCAGTCCTTCCTCGACGGCAACCAGAGCCTGCAGATGAAGATCGAGCCGCCGCAGGCCCAGCAGATCTACTCCGTCCTCGACGGCGCCGTGTCCGCGGTCCTCACCAAGAAGGACGCCGACATCGACCAGCTCCTCAAGGACGCCTCCGGCAAGATCGACTCCATCCTGGCCCGAGGCTGA
- a CDS encoding LacI family DNA-binding transcriptional regulator, whose translation MTRRLAQVAKKVGVSEATVSRVLNGKPGVSDSTRQAVLSALDVLGYERPTQLRGERARLVGLVLPELQNPIFPAFAEVIGGALAQLGLTPVLCTQTKGGVSEADYVDLLLQQQVSGVVFAGGLYAQADAPHDHYRRLAERHIPVVLVNAAIGHLGFPGVSCDDAVAVEQAWRHLVSLGHERIGLVLGPADHIPSGRKLAAVRSLAPELPDECIGRAMFSIEGGQAAASRLIDRGVTGFICASDPLALGVVRAARRKGLDVPSQVSVVGYDDSALMNCTEPPLTTVRQPIEAMGRAAVELLNAQIGGSSVTPEELLFEPELVVRGSTAQAPRP comes from the coding sequence ATGACACGACGACTTGCTCAGGTGGCGAAAAAGGTCGGGGTCAGCGAGGCCACGGTCAGCCGGGTGCTCAACGGCAAGCCGGGCGTCTCGGACTCCACCCGGCAGGCGGTGCTCTCCGCGCTGGACGTGCTCGGCTACGAGAGGCCCACCCAGCTCCGCGGCGAGCGCGCGCGCCTGGTGGGCCTCGTCCTGCCCGAGCTGCAGAACCCGATCTTCCCGGCGTTCGCCGAGGTGATCGGCGGGGCGCTGGCCCAGCTCGGGCTGACCCCGGTGCTGTGCACCCAGACCAAGGGCGGCGTCTCCGAGGCCGACTACGTGGACCTGCTGCTCCAGCAGCAGGTCTCCGGCGTGGTGTTCGCGGGCGGTCTCTACGCGCAGGCCGACGCGCCCCACGACCACTACCGCCGGCTCGCGGAGCGGCACATCCCGGTGGTGCTGGTCAACGCGGCCATCGGGCACCTCGGTTTCCCGGGCGTCTCCTGCGACGACGCGGTGGCCGTCGAACAGGCCTGGCGGCACCTCGTCTCGCTCGGCCACGAGCGGATCGGCCTGGTGCTCGGACCCGCGGACCACATCCCCTCCGGCCGCAAGCTGGCGGCGGTGCGCAGCCTCGCGCCCGAGCTGCCCGACGAGTGCATCGGCCGGGCCATGTTCTCCATCGAGGGCGGTCAGGCGGCGGCCTCCCGGCTCATCGACCGCGGGGTCACCGGCTTCATCTGCGCGAGCGACCCGCTCGCCCTCGGCGTGGTGCGGGCCGCCCGCCGCAAGGGGCTCGACGTGCCGTCACAGGTGTCGGTCGTCGGGTACGACGACTCCGCGCTGATGAACTGCACCGAACCGCCGCTGACCACCGTGCGCCAGCCCATCGAGGCCATGGGCCGGGCGGCCGTCGAGTTGCTGAACGCGCAGATCGGCGGGAGCAGCGTGACCCCCGAAGAGCTGCTGTTCGAACCCGAGCTGGTGGTGCGGGGGTCGACCGCGCAAGCACCCCGTCCGTGA
- a CDS encoding GntR family transcriptional regulator: MPAQRSSAPSAAPAALPTLGGKKSSYRERVADALRAALIAGELRAGEVYSAPTLAARFGVSATPVREAMLDLAKEGLVDAVPNKGFRVTAVSEKQLDEYTHIRSLIEIPTTVQLATTADRVSLEALRPAAREIVTAAAAGDLIAYVEADIRFHLGLLALAGNAHLVEVAGDLRKRSRLYGLNALVEAGRLQDSAEEHLELLDALLDRDGEAVRRVMTRHLGHVRGLWAAGTSMA, encoded by the coding sequence ATGCCCGCCCAGCGCAGCAGCGCACCCTCCGCCGCTCCGGCCGCCCTGCCCACGCTCGGCGGCAAGAAGAGCAGCTACCGCGAGCGCGTCGCCGACGCCCTGCGGGCCGCGCTGATCGCGGGCGAACTGCGGGCCGGCGAGGTCTACTCCGCGCCGACGCTCGCGGCCCGCTTCGGCGTCTCGGCGACACCCGTGCGCGAGGCCATGCTCGATCTCGCCAAGGAGGGTCTGGTCGACGCCGTGCCCAACAAGGGGTTCCGGGTCACGGCGGTCTCCGAGAAGCAGCTCGACGAGTACACGCACATCCGCTCCCTCATCGAGATCCCCACCACGGTGCAGCTGGCCACCACCGCCGACCGGGTCTCCCTGGAGGCGCTGCGCCCCGCGGCCCGGGAGATCGTGACCGCGGCGGCGGCCGGCGACCTGATCGCGTACGTCGAGGCGGACATCCGCTTCCACCTCGGCCTGCTCGCGCTCGCCGGCAACGCGCATCTGGTGGAGGTGGCCGGCGACCTGCGCAAGCGCTCCCGGCTCTACGGTCTCAACGCCCTCGTCGAGGCGGGCCGCCTCCAGGACTCCGCGGAGGAACACCTCGAACTCCTCGACGCTCTCCTGGACCGGGACGGCGAGGCCGTGCGCAGAGTCATGACCCGGCACCTGGGTCACGTCCGGGGCCTGTGGGCGGCGGGCACTTCGATGGCTTGA
- a CDS encoding proline racemase family protein, whose amino-acid sequence MRSKLVLHAVDSHTEGMPTRVITGGIGTVPGATMNERRLYFREHRDDIKQLLMNEPRGHAAMSGAVLQPSTRPDCDYGVLYIEVSGYLPMCGHGTIGVATVLVETGMVEVVEPVTTIRLDTPAGPVVAEVEVEDGSARAVTLRNVPSFSAGLDRKATLADGRTVTYDLAYGGNFYAILPLEQLGLPFDRSRQDDILKAALSLMEAINEEDEPVHPEDPTIRGCHHVHLYAPGATARHSRHAMAIHPGWFDRSPCGTGTSARMAQLHARGELPLHTEFVNESFIGTRFTGRLLGATEVAGVPAVLPSFTGRAWITGTAQYLLDPSDPFPAGFVL is encoded by the coding sequence ATGCGCAGCAAACTCGTCCTGCACGCCGTCGACTCGCACACCGAGGGGATGCCCACCCGGGTGATCACCGGCGGCATCGGCACCGTCCCCGGCGCGACGATGAACGAGCGGAGGTTGTACTTCCGCGAACACCGCGACGACATCAAGCAGTTGCTGATGAACGAGCCGCGCGGCCACGCGGCGATGAGCGGCGCCGTGCTGCAGCCCTCCACCCGCCCGGACTGCGACTACGGGGTGCTCTACATCGAGGTCTCGGGTTACCTCCCGATGTGCGGGCACGGGACCATCGGCGTCGCCACCGTCCTGGTGGAGACCGGCATGGTCGAGGTCGTCGAGCCCGTCACCACCATCCGGCTCGACACCCCGGCCGGGCCCGTCGTCGCCGAGGTCGAGGTCGAGGACGGCTCCGCGAGGGCGGTCACGCTCAGGAACGTGCCGTCCTTCTCGGCCGGACTCGACCGCAAGGCCACCCTGGCCGACGGCCGGACGGTGACCTACGACCTCGCGTACGGCGGCAACTTCTACGCGATCCTGCCGCTGGAACAGCTCGGACTGCCCTTCGACCGCTCCCGCCAGGACGACATCCTCAAGGCGGCCCTGTCCCTCATGGAGGCGATCAACGAGGAGGACGAACCGGTCCACCCCGAGGACCCGACGATCCGGGGCTGCCACCACGTCCACCTCTACGCGCCGGGTGCCACCGCACGGCACTCACGGCACGCGATGGCGATCCACCCCGGCTGGTTCGACCGCTCGCCCTGCGGCACCGGTACCAGCGCGCGGATGGCGCAGCTGCACGCGCGCGGTGAACTGCCGCTGCACACCGAGTTCGTGAACGAGTCGTTCATCGGGACGCGGTTCACGGGCCGGCTGCTGGGCGCCACCGAGGTCGCCGGTGTCCCCGCCGTGCTGCCCAGCTTCACCGGCCGCGCCTGGATCACCGGAACCGCCCAGTACCTGCTGGACCCCTCCGATCCCTTCCCGGCCGGATTCGTCCTCTGA
- a CDS encoding dihydrodipicolinate synthase family protein encodes MTPTENRPWRGVLVATALPLNDDLSVNHDRYAEHCAWLVENGCDGVVPNGSLGEYQVLTPEERARVVETAVSAVGGSRVMPGVAAYGSAEARRWAEQARDAGCGSVMLLPPNAYRADERSVLAHYAAVAEAGLPVVAYNNPIDTKVDLVPELLAKLHAEGFVQGVKEFSGDVRRAYRIAELTPELDLLVGADDVLLELAVAGAKGWVAGYPNALPAASVELYRAAVKGDLDTAGRLYRLLHPLLRWDSRVEFVQAIKLSMDIVGRPGGPVRPPRVPLLPEQEAAVRAATEQAVAAGLG; translated from the coding sequence ATGACCCCTACCGAGAACCGACCCTGGCGTGGCGTCCTCGTCGCCACCGCGCTCCCGCTGAACGACGACCTCTCCGTGAACCACGACCGGTACGCGGAGCACTGTGCCTGGCTCGTGGAGAACGGCTGCGACGGCGTCGTCCCCAACGGCTCGCTCGGCGAGTACCAGGTGCTCACGCCGGAGGAGCGGGCCCGGGTCGTCGAGACGGCCGTGTCGGCGGTCGGCGGCTCCCGGGTGATGCCCGGGGTGGCGGCATACGGCTCCGCCGAGGCCCGCCGCTGGGCCGAACAGGCCCGTGACGCCGGCTGCGGGTCCGTGATGCTGTTGCCGCCCAACGCCTACCGTGCCGACGAGCGTTCCGTCCTCGCGCACTACGCGGCGGTCGCGGAGGCGGGCCTCCCGGTCGTCGCCTACAACAACCCGATCGACACCAAGGTCGACCTGGTGCCCGAACTCCTCGCGAAGCTTCACGCGGAAGGCTTCGTCCAAGGGGTCAAGGAATTCTCCGGCGACGTCCGCCGCGCCTACCGGATCGCCGAACTCACTCCCGAACTGGATCTGTTGGTCGGCGCGGACGACGTCCTCCTGGAGCTGGCCGTCGCGGGCGCCAAGGGCTGGGTGGCCGGCTACCCGAACGCGCTGCCGGCCGCGAGCGTCGAGCTCTACCGGGCCGCCGTCAAGGGCGACCTCGACACGGCCGGCCGGCTCTACCGCCTGCTGCACCCGCTGCTGCGCTGGGACTCCCGGGTCGAGTTCGTCCAGGCCATCAAACTGTCCATGGACATCGTCGGCCGTCCCGGCGGCCCGGTGCGCCCGCCGCGCGTCCCGCTGCTGCCCGAGCAGGAGGCCGCCGTGCGCGCGGCCACCGAGCAGGCCGTCGCGGCCGGACTCGGCTGA
- a CDS encoding NAD(P)/FAD-dependent oxidoreductase codes for MATERTRLAVIGAGPAGLAAALAAAGRGIRVTLIDSAARAGGQFYRQPATGLRARRPGALHHRWRTWERLARALAAQVEAGTITHLTDHHVWLMESRVARSEAAHPPTDPGGFVVHALEGPLQEEPRAVRADAVLLATGGYEKVLPFPGWTLPGVVTAGGAQAMLKGALVVPGRTAVVAGTGPLLLPVATGLAAAGVEVAALVESADPRAFLRHAAALAARPGKVAEGAGYAARLLRHRVPLRTRHTVVEAHGDDRLVAVTVAALDGDGQVRPGTGRRIPCDSLAIGHGMLPHTDLADSLGCRVEGPGVRVRVDEEQRTDVPGVWAAGETTGVGGAALSFAEGHIAGVSVAARLRGAAPDPRDTSAAAASRGRLRAFSAVLDAVYAPPVRWTERITDETVVCRCEEVTGGAVRAAVEELGAGDVRTVKLLTRAGMGWCQGRMCEPAVAGLTGCEQAPVRRLLARPVPLGVLAASGEPTDD; via the coding sequence ATGGCGACTGAGCGGACGCGTCTCGCGGTGATCGGCGCGGGTCCCGCGGGCCTGGCCGCCGCCCTGGCCGCGGCGGGGCGCGGGATCCGGGTCACCCTGATCGACTCGGCCGCCCGGGCGGGCGGACAGTTCTACCGGCAGCCGGCGACCGGACTGCGGGCACGGCGCCCGGGGGCCCTGCACCACCGGTGGCGGACCTGGGAGAGGCTCGCGCGGGCACTCGCCGCCCAGGTGGAGGCGGGCACGATCACTCACCTGACGGATCATCATGTATGGCTGATGGAGAGCCGGGTGGCACGCTCCGAGGCGGCCCATCCGCCCACGGACCCCGGCGGCTTCGTGGTGCACGCGCTCGAAGGACCTCTTCAGGAGGAGCCCCGCGCGGTCCGCGCCGACGCGGTCCTGCTCGCCACCGGCGGCTACGAGAAGGTGCTGCCCTTCCCCGGCTGGACCCTCCCCGGCGTCGTCACCGCGGGCGGCGCGCAGGCCATGCTCAAGGGGGCCCTCGTCGTGCCGGGACGCACGGCCGTGGTGGCCGGCACCGGCCCGCTGCTGCTGCCCGTCGCGACCGGGCTCGCCGCGGCCGGCGTCGAGGTCGCCGCGCTCGTCGAGTCGGCCGACCCGCGGGCGTTCCTGCGCCACGCGGCGGCGCTGGCCGCGCGGCCGGGCAAGGTCGCCGAGGGCGCCGGGTACGCGGCCCGGCTCCTCCGGCACCGCGTCCCCCTGCGCACGCGGCACACCGTCGTCGAGGCGCACGGCGACGACCGGCTTGTGGCCGTGACCGTCGCCGCGCTCGACGGGGACGGACAGGTCAGGCCCGGCACCGGGCGGCGCATCCCGTGCGACTCACTCGCGATCGGGCACGGCATGCTGCCGCACACCGATCTCGCCGACTCACTCGGCTGCCGCGTCGAGGGGCCCGGGGTAAGGGTAAGGGTCGACGAGGAGCAGCGGACCGACGTACCCGGCGTGTGGGCCGCGGGGGAGACCACCGGGGTCGGCGGCGCGGCCCTGTCGTTCGCCGAGGGCCACATCGCGGGCGTCTCCGTCGCCGCGCGGCTGCGCGGCGCGGCACCCGACCCCCGCGACACGTCGGCGGCCGCCGCGTCCCGCGGGCGGCTGCGGGCGTTCTCCGCCGTGCTCGACGCCGTCTACGCGCCGCCCGTCCGGTGGACGGAACGGATCACGGACGAGACCGTCGTCTGCCGCTGCGAGGAGGTCACCGGCGGGGCGGTGCGGGCGGCCGTCGAGGAACTCGGCGCGGGCGATGTTCGGACCGTGAAGCTGCTCACCCGCGCGGGGATGGGCTGGTGCCAGGGCCGGATGTGCGAGCCCGCGGTCGCCGGGCTCACCGGGTGCGAACAGGCACCCGTACGACGGCTGTTGGCACGCCCCGTCCCGCTCGGCGTGCTCGCCGCGTCCGGGGAGCCGACGGACGACTGA
- a CDS encoding (2Fe-2S)-binding protein, protein MNPLELAGAEPGPAFTVTLDGRAVAALPGQTVAAALWTAGITSWRTTRGSGRPRGVLCGIGVCFDCLVTVNDRPNQRACLVPVRPGDTIRTQEGNGHGD, encoded by the coding sequence GTGAATCCCCTGGAACTGGCGGGCGCCGAGCCGGGCCCCGCGTTCACCGTCACGCTGGACGGCCGCGCGGTCGCGGCGCTGCCGGGACAGACCGTCGCCGCCGCGCTGTGGACGGCGGGCATCACCTCCTGGCGCACCACCCGTGGTTCGGGCCGCCCCCGCGGCGTCCTCTGCGGTATCGGCGTCTGTTTCGACTGTCTGGTGACCGTCAACGACCGCCCCAACCAACGGGCTTGTCTGGTGCCGGTGCGACCGGGCGACACGATCCGTACACAGGAGGGGAACGGACATGGCGACTGA
- a CDS encoding NAD(P)/FAD-dependent oxidoreductase, which translates to MSKRLTCDVVVVGAGMVGAACALYTARAGLDVAVVDRGPVAGGTTGAGEGNLLVSDKPPGPELDLALLSARLWAGLGEELGGAVEYEPKGGVVVAATPEGLTALEEFAAGQRSAGVSAVPVPADRLRDLEPYLAPGLAGAVHYPQDTQVMPALAAAHLLRASGARLLTGRTVTEVLRGTGGSVRGVRTDRGDLHAPVVVNAAGTWGAEVAALAGVRLPVLPRRGFVLVTEPLPPRVRHKVYAADYVADVASDSAALQTSPVVEGTAAGPVLIGASRERVGFDRSFSLPAVRALAAGAIGLFPFLAEVRALRTYLGFRPYLPDHLPAIGPDPRVPGLLHACGHEGAGIGLAAGTGHLIAQVLTGGPTDLDLTPFGPDRFAQEAV; encoded by the coding sequence GTGAGTAAGCGACTGACCTGCGATGTCGTGGTGGTCGGAGCCGGAATGGTGGGCGCCGCCTGTGCCCTCTACACGGCTCGGGCCGGCCTCGACGTGGCCGTCGTGGACCGTGGCCCGGTGGCGGGCGGCACCACCGGAGCCGGCGAGGGCAACCTGCTCGTCTCCGACAAGCCGCCCGGCCCCGAACTCGACCTCGCGCTCCTGTCGGCACGCCTGTGGGCCGGACTGGGGGAGGAACTGGGCGGCGCCGTCGAGTACGAGCCCAAGGGCGGCGTCGTGGTGGCCGCCACGCCCGAAGGGCTCACCGCGCTCGAGGAGTTCGCGGCGGGGCAGCGATCGGCCGGTGTCTCGGCCGTACCGGTCCCGGCGGACCGGCTCCGCGATCTGGAACCCTATCTGGCGCCCGGACTGGCGGGCGCCGTGCACTATCCGCAGGACACCCAGGTGATGCCGGCGCTGGCCGCCGCACACCTGCTGCGTGCTTCGGGCGCCCGGCTGCTCACCGGCCGGACCGTGACCGAGGTGCTGCGCGGTACGGGCGGATCGGTCCGGGGCGTGCGCACCGACCGTGGAGACCTGCACGCGCCGGTGGTGGTCAACGCGGCCGGGACCTGGGGCGCCGAGGTGGCCGCGCTCGCGGGGGTACGGCTGCCCGTGCTGCCCCGGCGCGGCTTCGTGCTGGTGACCGAGCCGCTGCCCCCGCGGGTACGGCACAAGGTGTACGCCGCGGACTACGTCGCCGACGTGGCCAGCGACTCGGCCGCGCTGCAGACCTCGCCGGTCGTGGAGGGCACGGCGGCCGGCCCGGTGCTGATCGGCGCCAGCCGCGAACGGGTGGGCTTCGACCGTTCCTTCTCCCTGCCGGCCGTACGGGCGCTGGCGGCGGGGGCGATCGGGCTCTTCCCGTTCCTGGCGGAGGTCCGCGCCCTGCGGACGTACCTGGGGTTCCGCCCGTACCTGCCCGATCACCTGCCCGCCATCGGTCCCGACCCGCGGGTGCCCGGACTCCTCCACGCCTGCGGGCACGAGGGCGCAGGCATCGGGCTCGCGGCCGGGACCGGGCATCTCATCGCCCAGGTGCTCACCGGCGGGCCGACCGACCTGGACCTCACGCCCTTCGGACCCGACCGTTTCGCGCAGGAGGCCGTGTGA
- a CDS encoding aminopeptidase P family protein codes for MAGNSAGSCPDRSTEEVSTVTKARKNGLYREMSGELSAVMRTGWADTELRDLRPVEQAPYAARRRAALSALFPGERLVVPSGGLRVRSNDSHYPFRPYTGYAHLTGDRSRDCALVLEPRPGGGHDAYCYRLPRDGRDTDEFWTGATAELWTGRRRSLAESERELGLPCRDIRTLPEHLRDTRTPTRVVRGHDPVLDAAPGADAERDAGLEEALSGLRLVKDAWEIGEMRRAVDATVRGFTDVVRELSRAVATSERWIEGTFFRRARVEGNDVGYGSICAAGEHATIMHWTDNDGPVRPGELLLLDAGVETHTLYTADVTRTLPISGTFSTLQRRVYDAVYEAQEAGMAAVKPGARYRDFHEAAQRSLTERLVTWGLVEGPAERACALGLQRRFTMAGTGHMLGLDVHDCARARTDDYVDGVLEPGMVLTVEPGLYFQSDDLTVPEEWRGIGVRIEDDLLVTADGYENLSAGLPRSSAEVEAWMREFAG; via the coding sequence ATGGCTGGGAACAGTGCCGGGAGCTGCCCGGACCGATCGACGGAAGAGGTGTCCACCGTGACCAAGGCACGGAAGAACGGCCTGTACCGAGAGATGTCCGGGGAGCTGTCCGCCGTGATGCGAACCGGCTGGGCGGACACCGAACTGCGGGACCTGCGGCCGGTCGAACAGGCGCCCTACGCGGCCCGCCGCCGCGCGGCGCTGAGTGCGCTCTTCCCCGGCGAGCGACTCGTCGTCCCCTCCGGAGGCCTCAGGGTCCGCTCGAACGACAGCCACTACCCCTTCCGCCCGTACACCGGCTACGCCCATCTGACGGGTGACCGGTCCCGGGACTGCGCCTTGGTCCTCGAACCCCGGCCCGGGGGCGGTCACGACGCGTACTGCTACCGGCTTCCCCGTGACGGCCGGGACACCGACGAGTTCTGGACGGGCGCGACCGCCGAGCTGTGGACGGGGCGGCGACGCTCGCTCGCCGAGTCGGAACGTGAACTCGGCCTCCCCTGCCGGGACATCCGCACCCTCCCCGAGCACCTGCGGGACACCCGCACACCGACCCGGGTCGTACGCGGCCACGATCCCGTGCTGGACGCGGCGCCCGGGGCGGACGCCGAGCGGGACGCCGGACTGGAGGAGGCCCTGTCCGGTCTGCGACTGGTCAAGGACGCCTGGGAGATCGGCGAGATGCGCCGGGCCGTGGACGCCACGGTGCGCGGATTCACCGATGTCGTGCGGGAGTTGTCGCGGGCGGTGGCCACCTCGGAGCGATGGATCGAGGGCACGTTCTTCCGCCGCGCCCGGGTCGAGGGCAACGACGTCGGCTACGGGTCCATCTGCGCCGCCGGCGAGCATGCCACGATCATGCACTGGACGGACAACGACGGCCCGGTCCGGCCGGGTGAACTGCTGCTGCTCGACGCGGGCGTGGAGACCCACACCCTCTACACCGCCGACGTCACGCGCACCCTGCCGATCAGCGGCACGTTCAGCACACTCCAGCGGAGGGTCTACGACGCGGTGTACGAGGCCCAGGAGGCCGGGATGGCCGCGGTGAAGCCGGGCGCCCGGTACCGCGACTTCCATGAGGCGGCGCAGCGCTCCCTGACCGAACGGCTGGTGACCTGGGGCCTGGTCGAGGGCCCGGCCGAGCGCGCCTGCGCACTCGGCCTGCAGCGCCGCTTCACCATGGCGGGCACCGGCCACATGCTCGGCCTCGACGTGCACGACTGTGCCCGGGCCCGCACCGATGACTACGTCGACGGAGTGCTGGAGCCGGGCATGGTGCTGACCGTCGAGCCGGGGCTCTACTTCCAGTCCGACGACCTGACCGTGCCCGAGGAGTGGCGCGGGATCGGCGTCCGGATCGAGGACGACCTGCTGGTCACCGCCGACGGCTACGAGAACCTGTCGGCCGGGCTGCCCCGGTCGTCCGCCGAAGTGGAGGCCTGGATGCGGGAGTTCGCCGGCTGA
- a CDS encoding MmyB family transcriptional regulator: MAYQAGRQRSQPRPVPESPEAQAYLQDYAALLEAVPFPSVVFDHRWDVVLSNAAFETLFGGVGPHPTAMPGDNFLRFVLFHPDAATVLGEHEASWCLPMLAHFAAALERDGQDRVLQSIRRDIAQDPIMEAAYRHGLPHWIRSVGQDALQHDGAVRPLIHPDPRWGRTECRIVDETPRNLQELGYTRMTLVPRETRRDARPRVTARTRLGATHLRVV, from the coding sequence ATGGCGTACCAGGCAGGAAGGCAGCGGTCCCAGCCGCGACCTGTCCCCGAGAGCCCCGAGGCTCAGGCGTATCTCCAGGACTACGCCGCCCTCCTCGAAGCCGTGCCGTTCCCCTCCGTCGTCTTCGACCACCGCTGGGACGTCGTGCTGTCCAACGCCGCGTTCGAGACACTTTTCGGCGGTGTCGGTCCTCATCCCACGGCGATGCCGGGCGACAATTTCCTCCGGTTCGTCCTCTTCCACCCGGACGCGGCCACCGTCCTCGGCGAGCACGAGGCGAGCTGGTGCCTGCCGATGCTGGCCCACTTCGCCGCCGCCCTGGAGCGGGACGGGCAGGACCGCGTGCTGCAGTCGATCCGCCGGGACATCGCCCAGGACCCGATCATGGAGGCGGCCTACCGGCACGGACTGCCGCACTGGATCCGCTCGGTGGGGCAGGACGCCCTCCAGCACGACGGCGCGGTGCGGCCGTTGATCCATCCCGACCCCCGCTGGGGACGGACGGAGTGCCGGATCGTCGACGAGACCCCCAGGAACCTCCAGGAGCTGGGCTACACCCGGATGACCCTGGTGCCGCGTGAGACGCGCCGCGACGCGCGGCCCCGCGTGACCGCCCGGACCCGCCTCGGCGCCACCCACCTCAGGGTCGTCTGA
- a CDS encoding helix-turn-helix domain-containing protein, whose protein sequence is MTDGFEVPGATATVLLPAVVARVTALADRLGVQHTEVFDVRRLSAESGVPEPVVRALLGGRPAGEPDLQARFLQRLDLLRRTRLKPNGRRYTQQEIADGAGMSRQQAGALINGDRRPTMEHCDAIQRFFRVHAGFLTAEDSEALVGALQRSEQELLQRLADREREAAAAAEDPLERLLQDHGVRGIAWRAAQLPTDQHRDKVAEWLDMLLESVKRPES, encoded by the coding sequence GTGACGGATGGCTTCGAAGTTCCGGGCGCCACGGCGACGGTTCTGCTGCCGGCCGTCGTGGCCCGGGTCACCGCGCTCGCCGACCGCCTCGGTGTGCAGCACACCGAGGTCTTCGACGTACGGCGCCTCTCGGCGGAGTCCGGCGTCCCCGAGCCCGTGGTGCGGGCCCTGCTCGGCGGCCGCCCGGCCGGCGAGCCCGATCTGCAGGCCCGTTTCCTGCAGCGTCTCGACCTGTTGCGCCGCACCCGGCTCAAGCCCAACGGGCGCAGGTACACCCAGCAGGAGATCGCCGACGGCGCCGGTATGTCGCGCCAGCAGGCGGGCGCCCTCATCAACGGCGACCGGCGCCCCACGATGGAGCACTGCGACGCCATCCAGCGCTTCTTCCGGGTGCACGCGGGATTCCTGACGGCCGAGGACTCCGAAGCGCTCGTGGGCGCGCTGCAGCGTTCCGAACAGGAGTTGCTGCAACGGCTCGCCGACCGTGAGCGGGAGGCCGCCGCGGCGGCGGAGGACCCGCTGGAGAGACTGTTGCAGGACCACGGCGTCCGCGGCATCGCCTGGCGGGCCGCGCAGTTGCCCACCGACCAGCACCGCGACAAGGTCGCCGAATGGCTGGACATGCTCTTGGAAAGCGTCAAGCGGCCCGAGTCATGA